In Halobaculum limi, one DNA window encodes the following:
- a CDS encoding DUF7504 family protein has translation MTGGVGDSRSTLTPLRPGELSPGTNVLVAGPGLTGKRDVLLELLGAAPDPETVLVTTKHQPDVLREQFHTRHGKEWGLTFVDCISRQRSMAATRDTDEVTHVSGPGDLTGIGIAASGHLYEWYRADERIRGSLGIHSLSTLLMYADLRRVYQFMHVVSGRVNGADCIGVYTLDTVASNPEPAERFTQLCDAVVETRQGENGPELRVRGGDFGPRSWTEW, from the coding sequence GTGACCGGTGGAGTAGGTGACAGTCGCTCGACGCTGACGCCGCTACGGCCGGGAGAGCTATCACCGGGGACGAACGTCCTGGTCGCCGGACCAGGCCTCACTGGGAAACGCGACGTCCTGCTGGAGTTGCTCGGGGCCGCGCCCGACCCGGAAACCGTGTTGGTGACGACGAAACACCAACCAGACGTCCTCCGAGAGCAGTTTCACACACGCCACGGCAAGGAGTGGGGGCTGACGTTCGTCGACTGTATCTCTCGGCAGCGGTCGATGGCCGCCACTCGCGACACCGACGAGGTGACGCACGTGAGCGGGCCGGGTGACCTCACCGGCATCGGTATCGCCGCGAGCGGCCACCTCTACGAGTGGTATCGCGCGGACGAGCGAATTCGTGGGTCGCTCGGCATCCACTCGCTGTCGACGCTGTTGATGTACGCCGACCTCCGACGGGTGTACCAGTTTATGCACGTCGTCTCCGGTCGGGTCAACGGTGCCGACTGCATCGGCGTGTACACACTCGATACTGTCGCGTCGAACCCGGAACCGGCCGAACGGTTCACACAACTGTGTGATGCAGTCGTCGAGACGAGACAAGGCGAGAACGGACCGGAACTGCGCGTTCGCGGCGGCGACTTCGGGCCTCGGTCGTGGACCGAGTGGTGA
- a CDS encoding NAD-dependent epimerase/dehydratase family protein encodes MNVLVIGGTGLISTGITRQLVDAGHSVTCFTRGQTEATLPEAVEFVHGDRDNATVLRDARDRVDPDCVIDMVCFDPEQASAAVDVFDGIEQYVFCSTVDVYHRPLPTNPVTEDAPTTPPVSEYGANKAACEEVFAAAHGDAFDVTTIRPWSTYGEGGSVLHTFGGGTYYLDRLRKGKPVVVHGDGQSLWGPCHRDDVASAFVAAVETPAARGETYHVTSEEVITWNQYHHVVADALGAPEPDLVHIPTDALLEAAPERTEGLKNHFQFSTVFDNAKARRDLEFEYTISFREGVERTIDHLESAGRIDPWDSENDDTIIGAWRSARSAFVADSHER; translated from the coding sequence ATGAACGTCCTCGTCATCGGCGGCACAGGCCTCATCAGCACCGGCATCACCCGTCAGTTGGTCGATGCAGGCCACAGCGTGACGTGCTTCACGCGCGGGCAGACCGAGGCGACGCTTCCGGAGGCAGTCGAGTTCGTCCACGGCGACCGTGACAACGCGACCGTGCTCCGGGACGCCCGCGACCGCGTCGACCCCGATTGCGTGATCGATATGGTGTGTTTCGACCCCGAGCAGGCGTCGGCCGCCGTCGACGTGTTCGACGGCATCGAGCAGTACGTCTTCTGCTCGACGGTCGACGTGTACCATCGCCCGCTTCCGACCAACCCCGTCACGGAGGACGCACCCACGACGCCGCCGGTGAGCGAGTACGGCGCGAACAAGGCCGCTTGTGAGGAAGTGTTCGCGGCCGCCCACGGCGATGCCTTCGACGTGACGACGATCCGGCCGTGGAGTACGTACGGCGAGGGCGGGTCGGTGTTGCACACCTTCGGCGGCGGCACCTACTACCTCGACCGTCTCCGGAAGGGGAAGCCGGTCGTCGTCCACGGTGACGGGCAGTCGCTGTGGGGGCCGTGTCACCGCGACGACGTCGCGAGTGCGTTCGTCGCGGCCGTCGAGACGCCCGCCGCCCGCGGCGAGACGTATCACGTCACCAGCGAAGAGGTCATCACCTGGAACCAGTATCACCACGTCGTCGCCGACGCACTCGGCGCGCCCGAACCTGACCTCGTTCACATTCCGACCGACGCGCTACTCGAGGCCGCTCCCGAACGAACTGAGGGGCTGAAGAACCACTTCCAGTTCTCCACGGTGTTCGACAACGCGAAGGCTCGCCGCGACCTCGAGTTCGAGTACACAATCTCGTTCAGAGAAGGTGTCGAACGGACGATCGACCATTTGGAATCCGCGGGGCGTATCGATCCGTGGGACAGCGAGAACGACGACACGATCATCGGGGCGTGGCGGTCCGCGCGGTCGGCGTTCGTGGCCGACTCACACGAAAGGTGA
- the hsp14 gene encoding archaeal heat shock protein Hsp14, giving the protein MSTSRNPFEELEELLERMSRQFEESPYVWEPEGRIGKLTAKFEAMPVDVADHDAEFVVTVDLPGFDRDDIDVRVTDRTLHIDADHEEAVDQAEEQYIRHERRRESMQRSIRLPGDVDKEQVNARMKNGVLTVTLPKVEAEEARSIDIDVE; this is encoded by the coding sequence ATGAGCACGTCCAGAAACCCGTTCGAGGAGTTAGAGGAACTGCTCGAACGAATGAGCCGACAGTTCGAAGAATCGCCGTACGTGTGGGAACCAGAGGGGCGGATCGGAAAGTTGACCGCGAAGTTCGAGGCGATGCCGGTCGACGTGGCAGACCACGACGCGGAGTTCGTGGTGACCGTCGACCTGCCGGGGTTCGACAGAGACGACATCGACGTCCGTGTGACGGATCGGACGCTGCACATCGACGCCGACCACGAGGAGGCAGTCGACCAAGCGGAAGAACAGTACATCCGCCACGAGCGTCGCCGCGAGTCGATGCAGCGGTCGATTCGGCTCCCGGGCGACGTGGACAAAGAGCAGGTGAACGCCCGGATGAAGAACGGCGTCCTCACCGTCACCCTCCCGAAGGTCGAAGCCGAGGAGGCTCGGTCGATCGACATCGACGTGGAGTAA